One segment of Streptomyces sp. NA02950 DNA contains the following:
- a CDS encoding winged helix-turn-helix transcriptional regulator: MTRKRDLDDVCGIARAAAVLGDWWSLLVLREVARGHLRFDELTRELSISRKVLAERLKELVDHAVLERRPYQDRPVRYAYELTERGRAFLPVLIGMQDWADRWLLGDGSLTATAEDGSAETARVRGLVDTAVPPGLALTGSDGALHDVVAEHSAATVLFTYPATGVPSPLPDSWADIPGAVGCTLENRLFRDAWQSFRAAGAAVRGVSTQRPDEQAVFATAEKVPFPLLSDSELRLAAALRLPAFRAAQQLRLKRLILVVSGADRTVRHALYPVTDIPAAVAGALALARDVVRAATA, translated from the coding sequence ATGACAAGGAAGCGAGACCTCGATGACGTCTGCGGTATCGCGCGGGCCGCGGCCGTGCTCGGCGACTGGTGGAGCCTGCTCGTCCTGCGCGAGGTCGCCCGCGGGCACCTGCGCTTCGACGAGCTGACCCGGGAGCTGTCCATCTCCCGCAAGGTGCTGGCCGAGCGGCTGAAGGAGCTGGTCGACCATGCGGTGCTGGAGCGCCGCCCCTACCAGGACCGGCCGGTCAGGTACGCCTACGAACTGACCGAACGCGGCCGGGCGTTCCTGCCGGTGCTGATCGGCATGCAGGACTGGGCCGACCGCTGGCTGCTCGGCGACGGCTCCCTGACCGCGACCGCCGAGGACGGCAGCGCGGAGACGGCCCGCGTCCGGGGCCTGGTGGACACCGCCGTACCGCCCGGCCTCGCGCTCACCGGCTCCGACGGCGCCCTCCATGACGTGGTCGCGGAACACAGCGCGGCCACGGTGCTGTTCACCTACCCGGCGACCGGGGTTCCCTCCCCCCTCCCGGACAGCTGGGCGGACATCCCCGGCGCGGTGGGCTGCACCCTGGAGAACCGGCTGTTCCGCGACGCCTGGCAGTCCTTCCGCGCGGCGGGCGCCGCGGTACGGGGTGTGAGCACCCAACGCCCCGATGAGCAGGCCGTCTTCGCGACAGCCGAGAAGGTGCCGTTCCCCCTGCTGTCCGACAGCGAACTGCGCCTCGCCGCCGCGCTGCGGCTGCCCGCCTTCCGCGCGGCACAGCAACTCCGCCTCAAGCGGCTGATCCTGGTCGTCTCGGGTGCGGATCGCACCGTCCGGCACGCCCTCTACCCGGTGACCGACATCCCGGCGGCCGTGGCCGGGGCCCTCGCCCTGGCCCGGGACGTGGTCCGCGCCGCCACGGCGTGA
- a CDS encoding O-methyltransferase, translating into MSLARWTEVDAYFNTLLTPSHPALDAALDLSAAAGLPPHQVAPNQGKLLHLLTRIRGARRVLEIGTLGGYSTIWLATALPADGRLISLEADPGCAEVACANVAQAGLSGVVDIRTGPALDSLPRLAEEGEGPFDVVFIDADKPNNPGYLGWALRLTRPGSLIIGDNVVRDGAVADPSSTDPKVQGVRRFTEMMAEEPRLTATAVQTVGEKGYDGFTLALVTG; encoded by the coding sequence ATGTCGCTGGCCCGGTGGACCGAGGTCGACGCCTACTTCAACACCCTGCTCACCCCCTCCCACCCGGCCCTGGACGCGGCGCTCGACCTGAGCGCGGCGGCCGGTCTGCCGCCGCACCAGGTGGCGCCCAACCAGGGCAAGCTGCTGCATCTGCTGACGAGGATCCGGGGCGCGCGCAGGGTGCTCGAGATCGGCACCCTCGGCGGCTACAGCACCATCTGGCTGGCCACGGCCCTGCCCGCGGACGGCCGCCTGATCTCCCTGGAGGCCGATCCGGGGTGCGCCGAGGTGGCCTGCGCCAATGTGGCGCAGGCGGGGCTGTCCGGGGTCGTCGACATCCGCACCGGACCGGCGCTGGACTCCCTCCCGCGGCTGGCCGAGGAGGGCGAGGGCCCCTTCGACGTGGTCTTCATCGACGCCGACAAGCCGAACAACCCCGGTTATCTCGGCTGGGCGCTCCGGCTGACCCGTCCCGGCAGCCTGATCATCGGCGACAACGTGGTGCGGGACGGAGCGGTGGCCGACCCCTCCAGCACCGATCCCAAGGTCCAGGGCGTACGGCGGTTCACCGAGATGATGGCCGAGGAGCCGCGGCTGACGGCCACCGCGGTGCAGACGGTCGGCGAGAAGGGCTACGACGGTTTCACGCTGGCCCTGGTCACCGGCTGA
- the holA gene encoding DNA polymerase III subunit delta, protein MARKTTTDDPLAPVTLAVGQEELLLDRAVQQVVAAARAADADTDVRDLTPDALQPGTLAELTSPSLFAERKVVVVRNAQDLSADTIKDVKGYLGAPAEEITLVLLHAGGAKGKGLLDAARKAGAREVACPKMTKPADRLAFVRSEFRGTGRSATPEACQALVDAIGSDLRELASAVSQLAADVEGTIDESVVARYYTGRAESSSFTVADRAVEGRAAEALEALRWAVATGVAPVLITSALAQGVRAIGKLASAPRGARPGDLARELGMPPWKIDRVRQQMRGWSADGVAVALRAVAEADAGVKGGGDDPEYALEKAVVTIARAARSGRS, encoded by the coding sequence ATGGCCAGGAAGACGACGACCGACGATCCGCTCGCCCCCGTGACCCTCGCCGTGGGTCAGGAGGAGCTGCTGCTCGACCGCGCCGTGCAGCAGGTCGTGGCGGCCGCCCGCGCGGCCGACGCCGACACCGATGTGCGCGACCTCACTCCCGACGCACTCCAGCCCGGCACCCTCGCCGAGCTCACCAGCCCCTCGCTCTTCGCCGAGCGCAAGGTGGTCGTGGTGCGGAACGCACAGGATCTGTCGGCCGACACCATCAAGGACGTGAAGGGCTATCTCGGCGCCCCCGCCGAGGAGATCACCCTCGTACTGCTGCACGCGGGCGGAGCCAAGGGCAAGGGCCTGCTCGACGCCGCCCGCAAGGCCGGGGCACGCGAGGTCGCCTGTCCCAAGATGACCAAGCCCGCCGACCGTCTGGCGTTCGTGCGCTCGGAGTTCCGCGGTACGGGCCGGTCCGCCACCCCGGAGGCGTGCCAGGCGCTGGTCGATGCCATCGGCAGTGATCTGCGCGAGCTGGCCAGTGCGGTGTCGCAGCTCGCCGCCGATGTCGAGGGCACCATCGACGAGTCCGTCGTCGCCCGCTACTACACCGGCCGTGCCGAGTCGTCCAGCTTCACCGTCGCCGACCGCGCCGTCGAGGGGCGGGCCGCCGAGGCGCTGGAGGCGCTGCGCTGGGCCGTGGCCACCGGAGTGGCGCCGGTGCTGATCACCAGCGCACTGGCCCAGGGCGTACGCGCCATCGGCAAGCTGGCCTCGGCCCCGCGCGGCGCCCGCCCCGGTGATCTGGCCCGGGAGCTCGGGATGCCCCCGTGGAAGATCGACCGGGTGCGGCAGCAGATGCGCGGCTGGTCGGCGGACGGTGTGGCGGTCGCGCTGCGCGCGGTCGCCGAGGCGGACGCGGGGGTCAAGGGCGGCGGGGACGATCCGGAGTACGCCCTCGAGAAGGCCGTCGTGACCATCGCCCGCGCCGCCCGCTCAGGCCGCTCCTAG